A single Carnobacterium alterfunditum DSM 5972 DNA region contains:
- the rbsD gene encoding D-ribose pyranase, whose product MKKHGILNSEIAKVLADLGHMDKIAIGDAGLPVPDGVKKIDLALTLSEPSFLSVLKVVLSDMKVEKVVLAEEIKQQNAVQLAAVEAALTEDEVVTYVSHEDFKSQLKDVKAVIRTGEATPYSNIILQSGVLF is encoded by the coding sequence ATGAAAAAACATGGAATATTGAATAGTGAGATCGCCAAAGTGTTAGCAGATTTAGGACATATGGACAAAATTGCAATCGGGGATGCGGGACTTCCGGTACCGGATGGTGTGAAAAAAATCGATTTAGCGTTGACTTTATCCGAACCGTCTTTCTTGTCCGTTTTAAAAGTCGTATTGAGTGACATGAAAGTCGAAAAAGTTGTCTTAGCGGAAGAAATCAAACAACAAAATGCCGTTCAGTTGGCAGCTGTTGAAGCAGCGTTGACTGAAGATGAAGTTGTAACGTACGTGAGTCACGAAGATTTTAAAAGTCAGCTGAAGGATGTTAAAGCTGTGATCCGAACAGGGGAGGCAACACCGTATTCCAACATCATATTGCAATCAGGTGTGCTATTTTAG